A stretch of Aedes aegypti strain LVP_AGWG chromosome 2, AaegL5.0 Primary Assembly, whole genome shotgun sequence DNA encodes these proteins:
- the LOC5567697 gene encoding sugar transporter SWEET1: MPLFDDLSFKDILASSATISTVLQFLTGSVICHRYIRKKSTGETSAFPFVSGFLSCSLWLKYGLLSEEHTIIFVNTIGSALFFAYVIIYFTFSVNKRTVVRQFLAVCCFILACSVYTKYEPNSETALEVIGLICCGVGVLFFASPLTVLAQVIRTKNTESLPFPIIISSFFVSLQWFIYGMVIEDSFIQIPNLLGCILSSIQLLLYAIYPNRKLYSDGGPSYQPLRSDANIL, encoded by the exons ATGCCACTTTTTGATGATCTCTCGTTTAAAGATATTTTGGCATCTTCTGCCACTATATCAACAGTATTGCAGTTTTTGACTGGATC TGTGATATGCCACAGATATATAAGGAAAAAGTCAACCGGAGAGACGTCTGCTTTTCCGTTTGTTTCGGGCTTCCTGTC ATGTTCTCTGTGGTTGAAGTACGGATTGTTGTCGGAAGAACATACAATAATTTTTGTTAACACCATAGGGTCAGCCTTGTTCTTCGCATACGTGAtaatttactttactttttctGTGAACAAACGCACCGTAGTTCGGCAATTCTTGGCAGTCTGTTGCTTTATACTGGCGTGTAGCGTATACACAAAATACGAACCAAACTCGGAAACAGCTCTCGAAGTTATTG gtCTTATTTGCTGCGGCGTTGGAGTGCTATTCTTTGCATCGCCTCTAACAGTATTAGCTCAAGTGATAAGAACTAAGAACACGGAGAGTTTACCTTTTCCGATTATTATTTCTTCCTTTTTCGTATCCCTTCAATGGTTTATATATGGAATGGTGATTGAAGATAGTTTCATTCAG ATTCCAAATCTTTTGGGGTGCATTTTATCGTCAATCCAACTTCTGCTTTACGCAATATATCCAAATCGGAAGCTATATTCGGATGGTGGACCGTCGTACCAACCTTTACGCtcagatgccaatattctttgA